The Saccharomonospora glauca K62 genome has a segment encoding these proteins:
- a CDS encoding nucleoside deaminase, producing MIPDRTDLDAVRVALDYAERARGTADVPIGAAVFAPDGRLLAGAHNAREALGDPTAHAEVLALREAARVHGDGWRLEGCTLAVTVEPCTMCAGALVLARVARVVFGAWEPRTGAVGSLWDVVRDRRLNHRPEVLGGVLEAECSALLNDFFSEHRDRADQERDSSADPVEDRERAVRYRIRR from the coding sequence GTGATCCCCGACCGCACCGATCTCGACGCCGTGCGCGTGGCACTCGACTACGCCGAGCGCGCACGGGGCACGGCCGACGTCCCCATCGGCGCCGCGGTGTTCGCGCCGGACGGGCGGCTGCTGGCCGGTGCGCACAACGCTCGGGAGGCACTGGGCGACCCCACCGCGCACGCGGAGGTGCTGGCGCTGCGAGAGGCGGCGCGGGTCCACGGCGACGGGTGGCGACTGGAGGGATGCACGCTCGCCGTCACGGTGGAGCCCTGCACGATGTGCGCGGGGGCGCTCGTCCTGGCTCGGGTGGCGCGGGTCGTGTTCGGCGCGTGGGAGCCGAGGACGGGTGCGGTCGGTTCGCTGTGGGACGTCGTGCGGGATCGGCGACTCAATCACCGGCCGGAGGTGCTCGGCGGGGTGTTGGAGGCCGAGTGCTCGGCGTTGTTGAACGACTTCTTCTCCGAACACCGGGACCGGGCTGACCAGGAACGAGATTCCTCGGCGGACCCCGTCGAAGATCGGGAGAGGGCCGTGCGGTACCGTATTCGGCGGTAG
- a CDS encoding tRNA adenosine deaminase-associated protein, whose amino-acid sequence MAVKEPVTGFAVAVVREDGRWRCGRLDDAALTELDTAITELRKLRSTGAVFGLLAVDDEFFVIVRPTLGGVSLLLSDAAAALDYDIAADVLDLLRADAPDDDDDAVWPAGDLEILADLGMPEAELEVIVNEVELYPDEQLQMIAQRCGFAEQYTAVLDEL is encoded by the coding sequence ATGGCGGTGAAGGAGCCGGTCACGGGGTTCGCGGTGGCCGTCGTCAGGGAGGACGGTCGGTGGCGTTGCGGTCGACTCGACGACGCGGCGCTCACCGAGCTGGACACCGCCATCACCGAACTGCGCAAGCTGCGGTCGACCGGCGCGGTGTTCGGGTTGCTCGCGGTGGACGACGAGTTCTTCGTTATCGTCCGCCCCACCCTCGGCGGGGTGTCGCTGCTGCTCTCCGACGCGGCGGCCGCGCTGGACTACGACATCGCGGCCGACGTGCTCGACCTGCTGCGGGCCGATGCGCCCGATGACGACGACGACGCCGTGTGGCCCGCCGGTGACCTGGAGATCCTGGCCGACCTCGGGATGCCGGAGGCCGAACTGGAGGTCATCGTCAACGAGGTCGAGCTCTACCCCGACGAGCAGTTGCAGATGATCGCGCAGCGGTGCGGGTTCGCGGAGCAGTACACGGCGGTGCTCGACGAGCTGTGA
- a CDS encoding M20 metallopeptidase family protein, with amino-acid sequence MTGPTDLPSLPDARFAGLLDEARALQPSTVALRRAIHRHPEVGLQLPKTQQAVLDALAELPIETTLGTTTTSVTGVLRGAEPGPAVLLRADMDALPMPEDTGLEYASEVEGVMHACGHDTHVAMLVGAARLLAEHADELAGSVVFMFQPGEEGHHGARHMIHEGVLDAAGTRVRSAFALHTFANLPTGVIATRSGPVMASADSFTVQLIGKGGHGSMPHNSVDPIPAAAEIVTALQTRVTRTVDVFDPAVVTVTRIAGGTTDNVIPESAELEGTIRTLSERTRSHLRAEVPRVSERIGEAHGCRVVADLRPGFPVTVTDETETQRVLDLAAEVLGVERSRRMPNPIMGAEDFSYVLQRVPGAFAFLGACPPDVDPAEAASNHSNRVRYDEEALAYGVAMYAAYALDSLRR; translated from the coding sequence ATGACCGGACCGACCGACCTGCCCTCCCTGCCCGACGCCCGCTTCGCCGGGCTCCTCGACGAAGCACGGGCCCTCCAGCCGAGCACCGTCGCGCTGCGACGCGCCATCCACCGCCATCCCGAGGTGGGGCTGCAGTTGCCCAAGACCCAGCAGGCGGTGCTCGACGCGCTCGCCGAACTGCCGATCGAGACCACGCTGGGCACCACCACCACGTCCGTCACCGGCGTGCTGCGGGGCGCCGAACCGGGCCCCGCCGTGCTGCTGCGGGCCGACATGGACGCGCTTCCGATGCCCGAGGACACCGGCCTGGAGTACGCCTCCGAGGTGGAGGGCGTCATGCACGCGTGCGGCCACGACACCCACGTGGCGATGCTGGTGGGAGCCGCCCGGCTGCTGGCCGAGCACGCCGACGAGCTGGCGGGCTCGGTGGTGTTCATGTTCCAGCCGGGCGAGGAAGGCCACCACGGTGCCCGGCACATGATCCACGAAGGCGTGCTCGACGCGGCCGGCACCAGGGTGCGCAGCGCCTTCGCCCTCCACACCTTCGCCAACCTGCCGACGGGGGTGATCGCTACGCGGTCGGGGCCGGTGATGGCCTCCGCGGACAGCTTCACGGTTCAGCTCATCGGCAAGGGCGGACACGGCTCGATGCCGCACAACTCGGTGGACCCGATCCCCGCGGCGGCCGAGATCGTCACGGCACTGCAGACCCGCGTGACGCGGACCGTCGACGTGTTCGACCCCGCGGTCGTCACCGTCACCCGGATCGCGGGCGGTACGACCGACAACGTGATCCCCGAGTCCGCCGAGCTCGAAGGCACCATCCGGACCCTGTCCGAACGCACCCGTTCGCACCTGCGAGCGGAAGTACCCAGGGTGAGCGAGCGCATCGGCGAGGCCCACGGCTGCCGGGTGGTGGCGGACCTGCGGCCCGGCTTCCCCGTCACGGTCACCGACGAGACCGAGACCCAACGGGTACTCGACCTTGCCGCCGAGGTCCTGGGGGTCGAGCGCTCGCGGCGGATGCCGAACCCGATCATGGGCGCGGAGGACTTCTCCTACGTGCTGCAGCGTGTTCCCGGCGCGTTCGCGTTCCTCGGAGCGTGCCCGCCGGACGTCGACCCGGCCGAGGCGGCGTCCAACCACTCCAACCGGGTGCGCTACGACGAGGAGGCCCTGGCCTACGGCGTGGCCATGTACGCCGCCTACGCACTGGACAGCCTGCGTAGGTGA
- a CDS encoding prephenate dehydrogenase/arogenate dehydrogenase family protein, producing the protein MRDVCVIGLGLIGGSVLRAAVSSGRTAWGATASTSDADAAVADGYDASTAVEDALRRAASREAVVVLAVPLTSLESVLSLVERHAPGCLLTDVTSVKAPVREAVRAVAPSVTFVGGHPMAGTAESGWRAATAELFESATWVTTVEPATDLAAWREVATLAVDLGARVVPLNAEVHDETVARVSHLPHLLAAVLATVGAAG; encoded by the coding sequence GTGCGTGACGTGTGTGTGATCGGACTCGGGTTGATCGGCGGGTCGGTGCTGCGGGCCGCCGTCTCCTCGGGCAGGACCGCGTGGGGCGCCACGGCGTCCACATCGGATGCCGACGCCGCCGTGGCCGACGGCTACGACGCGAGCACCGCCGTGGAGGACGCGTTGCGCAGGGCCGCCTCCCGCGAGGCCGTCGTGGTGCTCGCCGTTCCGCTCACCTCGCTGGAATCGGTGCTCTCCCTCGTCGAGCGGCACGCTCCGGGCTGCCTGCTCACCGACGTGACGAGCGTGAAGGCGCCGGTGCGGGAGGCGGTGCGAGCGGTGGCACCGTCGGTGACGTTCGTGGGCGGCCACCCGATGGCCGGGACGGCCGAGTCCGGATGGCGGGCGGCGACGGCGGAGTTGTTCGAAAGCGCCACCTGGGTGACCACCGTGGAACCCGCCACCGACCTCGCGGCCTGGCGGGAGGTGGCGACCCTGGCCGTCGACCTCGGTGCGCGCGTCGTGCCGCTGAACGCCGAGGTCCACGACGAGACGGTGGCCCGCGTCTCGCACCTGCCGCACCTGCTCGCGGCGGTCCTGGCGACGGTCGGCGCGGCGGG
- a CDS encoding antitoxin — translation MGINFNELKHKAQDVLTKNSDKIEQGLDKASGMAKSRFGKQSSKIDSATEKAKKFLHKNTGGGTGGQPGGQPPPSGPQA, via the coding sequence ATGGGCATCAATTTCAACGAGCTGAAACACAAGGCGCAGGACGTCCTCACCAAGAACAGCGACAAGATCGAACAGGGCTTGGACAAGGCGAGCGGCATGGCCAAGTCCCGGTTCGGCAAGCAGTCGAGCAAGATCGACAGCGCCACGGAGAAGGCCAAGAAGTTCCTGCACAAAAACACCGGGGGAGGCACCGGTGGCCAGCCGGGGGGACAGCCTCCGCCCTCGGGCCCGCAGGCCTGA
- a CDS encoding CHAT domain-containing protein, giving the protein MSCHHAQLSAVLALYRRANDAAASAHNVEAIRLSRKALRLIDGAGCETPEWVAARIRVRICLALATAEVGSTAAGFRGLKRARTELELLPDGPLRRELDAVITGQRALLLFRVGRASESVALFDAIIPTLERLRLDDGLLLARTLTNRAQIHAETGNLDAAARDFDQAIRLASEHHLTRIEGKARHGLGDLAQLAGDIPGALRHYDEAARILEDAAPGWVARVRLDQARALLVAGLATEAARHLDEALPEFRRHRVIQDLAEAEVARAAAALLEGEFDTARRLAVSARRRFLRRGNLPWAEVAALARLRTDATEVLERGTRPPARLPRALVELSHRLEQLGLRDETAAARLLAVRLRLRRGELEEAKDLLAQVPKPRRTSPVDHRMLLRLCRAELAVATRNRRSALAQARAGLVELGWARDRMGGLDLLCGTAVHGHELGTLAVGLVLESARGQDGARRLFAWQERTRAQVYRYEPLPAIDDPVLAKYLAEMRHVQRSVQQNRLAGKPVAALENRYAWLQREASRLGWYTSPWGRPRPVATPEQVAAELGERVMVSFVGHEDTLAAVVVRDGRFHLVRLGALGDAVETTHQLRADLDALAPDHLPSPLVSAVSSSARRRAERLDKALLEPLGRFLGDRELVIIPTGSLHALPWGALPSMRGRPLSIAPSATAWLGAVSAVKPEPVVLVGGPGVPGAVGEVSKLTSVYPTARLVDGEKATSDAVLEALDGSGLAHLVAHGAHEPANALFSRLELVDGPLFAHEAARLENPPDRVVLAACELALSHIRPGEEALGFAGALLASGCRTVVGAVARVGDHASAETMIDLHERLASGRSPAVALAEATAVDPFRRPFLCLGAG; this is encoded by the coding sequence GTGTCCTGTCACCATGCGCAGCTCTCCGCTGTCCTCGCGCTCTACCGCCGGGCGAACGACGCGGCGGCGAGCGCACACAACGTCGAGGCCATCCGCCTGTCGCGCAAGGCACTACGTCTGATCGACGGGGCGGGGTGCGAGACCCCGGAATGGGTGGCCGCTCGCATCCGAGTGCGCATCTGTTTGGCGTTGGCGACGGCCGAGGTCGGTTCGACGGCCGCCGGGTTCCGTGGGCTGAAGCGGGCGAGAACCGAACTGGAACTGCTCCCGGACGGCCCGCTACGACGGGAGCTCGATGCCGTCATCACGGGCCAGCGGGCCCTGCTGTTGTTCCGGGTGGGTCGCGCGTCCGAGTCCGTCGCGTTGTTCGACGCGATCATCCCGACCCTGGAGAGGCTGCGGCTCGACGACGGGTTGCTGCTCGCGCGCACGTTGACCAACCGGGCACAGATCCACGCCGAGACGGGCAATCTCGACGCGGCGGCCCGTGACTTCGACCAGGCGATCCGGCTGGCCTCCGAACATCACCTCACTCGCATCGAGGGCAAGGCCCGGCATGGGCTGGGAGACCTCGCCCAACTCGCCGGTGACATCCCCGGTGCGCTGCGCCACTACGACGAAGCGGCCCGCATCCTGGAGGACGCCGCGCCGGGTTGGGTGGCGAGGGTCCGGTTGGACCAGGCGCGGGCCCTGTTGGTGGCGGGGCTCGCCACGGAGGCCGCGCGGCATCTGGACGAGGCGCTCCCGGAATTCCGACGCCACCGCGTGATCCAGGACCTGGCGGAGGCGGAGGTGGCCCGAGCCGCCGCCGCGCTGCTGGAGGGCGAGTTCGACACTGCCCGCCGCCTCGCGGTGTCGGCGCGGCGACGGTTCCTGAGGCGCGGCAACCTGCCGTGGGCCGAGGTCGCCGCGCTCGCGCGGTTGCGGACCGACGCCACCGAGGTCCTCGAACGCGGGACGCGACCACCCGCCCGGTTGCCGAGGGCGCTCGTGGAGCTGTCGCATCGGCTGGAACAGCTCGGACTCCGGGACGAGACCGCGGCGGCTCGCCTGCTCGCCGTTCGGCTCCGGTTGCGGCGGGGGGAGCTGGAGGAGGCGAAGGACCTGCTCGCCCAGGTGCCGAAGCCACGTCGCACCAGTCCGGTCGACCACCGGATGTTGTTACGGCTGTGCCGGGCCGAACTCGCGGTGGCTACGCGAAACCGGCGCTCCGCGTTGGCTCAGGCGCGGGCCGGGCTGGTGGAACTCGGTTGGGCGCGGGACCGGATGGGTGGTCTGGACCTGCTCTGCGGCACCGCGGTGCACGGCCACGAACTGGGCACGCTGGCCGTCGGGCTGGTGCTGGAGAGCGCCCGAGGGCAGGACGGCGCGCGCAGGCTGTTCGCCTGGCAGGAGCGCACGCGCGCGCAGGTGTACCGCTACGAGCCGCTGCCCGCGATCGACGACCCCGTGCTGGCGAAGTACCTCGCGGAGATGCGGCACGTGCAGCGTTCGGTGCAGCAGAACCGGCTCGCGGGCAAGCCGGTGGCCGCGCTGGAGAACCGTTACGCGTGGTTGCAGCGCGAGGCGAGCAGGCTCGGCTGGTACACGAGCCCGTGGGGGCGACCGCGCCCGGTGGCAACGCCGGAGCAGGTGGCCGCCGAGCTCGGGGAGCGTGTGATGGTGAGTTTCGTGGGACACGAGGACACCCTCGCCGCCGTGGTGGTGCGCGACGGCCGGTTCCACCTCGTGCGGCTGGGAGCGCTCGGGGACGCCGTGGAGACCACCCACCAGCTTCGGGCCGACCTCGACGCACTCGCCCCCGATCACCTGCCTTCGCCGCTGGTCTCGGCGGTGTCGTCGTCGGCGCGTCGCCGGGCCGAGCGGCTCGACAAGGCGTTGCTCGAACCGCTCGGTCGGTTCCTCGGGGATCGGGAGCTGGTGATCATCCCCACGGGGTCGCTGCACGCGCTTCCGTGGGGCGCGTTGCCGAGCATGCGCGGCCGCCCGCTGTCGATCGCTCCGTCCGCCACCGCGTGGCTCGGCGCGGTGAGCGCCGTGAAGCCCGAGCCGGTGGTGTTGGTCGGCGGTCCGGGGGTGCCGGGTGCGGTCGGTGAGGTGAGCAAGCTGACGTCGGTGTACCCGACGGCGAGGCTCGTGGACGGTGAGAAGGCCACGAGCGACGCGGTGTTGGAGGCGCTGGACGGCTCGGGGCTCGCCCACCTCGTCGCCCACGGGGCCCACGAACCGGCCAACGCACTGTTCTCCCGCCTGGAGCTTGTGGACGGACCGCTCTTCGCGCACGAGGCCGCGCGACTGGAGAACCCGCCGGATCGTGTGGTGCTCGCGGCCTGCGAGTTGGCGCTGAGCCACATCCGGCCGGGTGAGGAGGCACTCGGGTTCGCGGGGGCGCTGTTGGCGAGCGGGTGCCGCACGGTGGTCGGTGCGGTGGCACGCGTCGGGGACCATGCCTCGGCGGAGACCATGATCGACCTCCACGAACGGCTGGCTTCCGGGCGCTCGCCCGCCGTGGCTCTCGCCGAGGCCACCGCCGTGGACCCGTTCCGGCGTCCGTTCCTCTGCCTCGGCGCGGGCTGA
- a CDS encoding RNA polymerase sigma factor, with the protein MTDAKTAEADPSWDGLDGHDLYAACLHAARAGDRKAMNRLVEELTPVVWQVARGKGLDRHTAEDVVQTVWLALFRNLERIEDPKALVKWLITTTRREARDVTRRLSRPVPLTDELAETVPSRHPEPEAEAMRADRDRRIWEAFGRLSERCQELIRLTVLAGRAEYGLVADALGMPRGSIGPTRGRCLQRLRETLRAQEGAADA; encoded by the coding sequence TTGACCGACGCCAAGACGGCCGAGGCCGATCCGTCGTGGGACGGTTTGGACGGTCACGACCTGTACGCGGCGTGCCTGCACGCGGCGAGGGCAGGTGACCGCAAAGCCATGAACCGGTTGGTCGAGGAATTGACCCCGGTGGTGTGGCAGGTCGCGCGCGGTAAAGGTCTCGACAGGCACACGGCCGAGGACGTGGTGCAGACCGTGTGGTTGGCCCTCTTCCGGAACCTGGAACGCATCGAGGATCCGAAGGCGCTCGTGAAGTGGCTGATCACCACGACGCGGCGGGAGGCCCGTGACGTGACCCGGCGACTGAGTCGACCGGTGCCCCTGACGGACGAGCTGGCCGAAACCGTGCCGAGCCGGCATCCCGAACCGGAGGCCGAGGCGATGCGGGCCGACCGGGACCGACGTATCTGGGAGGCTTTCGGCAGGCTGTCCGAGCGTTGTCAGGAGCTGATCCGGTTGACGGTGCTGGCGGGCCGTGCCGAGTACGGGTTGGTGGCCGACGCGTTGGGGATGCCGCGTGGAAGCATTGGGCCGACCAGAGGTCGGTGCTTGCAGCGCCTGCGGGAGACGCTGCGCGCTCAGGAGGGGGCAGCGGATGCATGA
- a CDS encoding protease inhibitor I42 family protein, whose product MSLSAGGAVTVVRLTEADAGRSVRLRVGDTVELRLTERRTTGYHWSPRLSEGVRLVVDEYVRGGGGHPDEGPVGGGAPGGGGVRRLVFDVVGAGRHLIETELVRPWDPRPRRSVHFVVSASPNE is encoded by the coding sequence GTGTCGCTGTCGGCGGGGGGCGCGGTGACAGTGGTCCGGCTCACCGAGGCCGACGCGGGGCGCTCCGTGCGACTCCGCGTCGGCGACACCGTGGAGCTGCGGCTCACGGAACGCCGGACGACCGGTTATCACTGGTCACCGCGCCTCTCCGAGGGGGTTCGGCTGGTCGTCGACGAATACGTCCGTGGGGGTGGCGGCCATCCGGACGAAGGGCCCGTTGGGGGTGGGGCCCCTGGGGGCGGTGGGGTTCGTCGGCTGGTGTTCGACGTCGTCGGAGCCGGTCGGCACCTCATCGAAACCGAGTTGGTGCGGCCGTGGGATCCCCGGCCGCGCCGCTCGGTTCACTTCGTCGTGTCCGCTAGTCCGAACGAGTGA
- a CDS encoding C1 family peptidase: MSPDHPCASEIAAIRDSLAALGDPWRCGETPVGRLARDARRRRLGVPAPTAGEIDARAELPARMAEAALAPRNSDSAEPHAPTPHLPRKFDLRAVDGANYVTPVKDQGDCGSCSAFGVLAALESTAAYTRRAPGLALDLSEAHLFFGHAAAREAILPDGTWPDELLVDCRDIGVTFEDYYPYTDDDAGALNPGWRDRLARAHDVVDLSRDPVAIKEHLYTYGPVTACLVVYDDLFHYTGGVYRHTTEETSGGHCVALIGWDDDAGCWIAKNSWGPEWGENGFLRIAYGEAFIEDYPDPRPTTLGCTGVDLRAWLPAQRALGLFTSAHEGISWAYLENLGWARLARERDLTADLAVLGLARARGLSCVPFVMGQELGAVQLAG, encoded by the coding sequence ATGAGCCCCGACCACCCGTGTGCCTCGGAGATCGCGGCGATCCGCGACTCCCTGGCCGCGCTGGGGGACCCGTGGCGGTGTGGGGAGACCCCCGTCGGCAGGCTCGCGCGTGACGCCCGCCGACGCCGCCTCGGGGTTCCGGCCCCGACTGCGGGGGAGATCGACGCCCGAGCCGAGCTGCCGGCCCGCATGGCCGAGGCCGCGCTCGCCCCTCGCAACAGTGACTCCGCGGAGCCGCACGCTCCGACGCCACACCTGCCCCGGAAGTTCGACCTCCGCGCCGTCGACGGCGCCAACTACGTCACCCCCGTGAAGGACCAGGGGGACTGCGGTTCGTGCAGTGCCTTCGGGGTGTTGGCCGCGTTGGAGTCCACGGCGGCGTACACGCGGCGCGCGCCGGGTCTGGCCCTGGATTTGTCCGAGGCACACCTCTTCTTCGGACACGCGGCGGCGCGCGAGGCGATCCTGCCCGACGGCACCTGGCCCGACGAGCTGCTCGTCGACTGCCGCGACATCGGCGTCACGTTCGAGGATTACTACCCGTACACCGACGACGACGCGGGCGCGCTCAACCCGGGGTGGCGTGATCGCCTCGCTCGGGCCCACGACGTCGTCGACCTCAGCCGTGACCCGGTGGCGATCAAGGAACACCTGTACACCTACGGGCCCGTCACGGCGTGCCTCGTGGTGTACGACGACCTGTTCCACTACACCGGCGGCGTCTACCGGCACACCACGGAGGAGACCAGCGGGGGGCATTGTGTCGCTCTGATCGGCTGGGACGACGACGCCGGTTGCTGGATCGCCAAGAACTCCTGGGGGCCCGAGTGGGGGGAGAACGGGTTCCTGCGCATTGCCTACGGGGAGGCGTTCATCGAGGACTATCCCGACCCGCGGCCGACCACCCTCGGCTGTACGGGCGTGGACCTGCGTGCCTGGCTTCCCGCCCAGCGGGCACTGGGGTTGTTCACCTCGGCTCACGAGGGCATCAGTTGGGCCTACCTGGAGAACCTGGGTTGGGCTCGGTTGGCGCGGGAGCGAGATCTAACCGCCGATCTCGCCGTGCTCGGCCTGGCCAGGGCACGCGGGTTGAGCTGCGTGCCGTTCGTCATGGGACAGGAACTCGGCGCCGTCCAACTTGCCGGTTGA
- a CDS encoding GbsR/MarR family transcriptional regulator, protein MSSRPQSQRDPSGDEAVRSYVEKLAITLADLGFPRTAARVFAALTVSQSGRMTAGELADTLSISPAAVSGAVRYLEQLGLVTRERRPGERRDHYCLYDDLWFASFFKHDRTLRRWRDTTLEGVAAVGADTPAGRRLAETADFLDFFLAELPVLFERWRAERSSRAET, encoded by the coding sequence ATGTCGAGTCGACCGCAGTCGCAGCGGGACCCGAGTGGGGACGAAGCCGTGCGCTCCTACGTGGAGAAACTCGCGATCACCCTGGCCGACCTGGGGTTTCCGCGCACGGCGGCGAGGGTGTTCGCCGCGCTGACGGTGTCGCAGAGCGGCCGGATGACGGCCGGCGAACTCGCCGACACCCTGTCCATCAGTCCCGCGGCCGTCTCCGGCGCAGTGCGGTACCTGGAGCAGCTCGGGCTGGTGACCAGGGAACGCAGGCCGGGCGAACGCCGTGATCACTACTGTCTCTACGACGATCTGTGGTTCGCCTCGTTCTTCAAGCACGACCGCACCCTGCGGAGGTGGCGGGACACCACACTCGAAGGCGTCGCCGCGGTCGGTGCCGACACGCCCGCCGGGCGGCGGTTGGCCGAGACGGCCGACTTCCTCGACTTCTTCCTCGCCGAGCTCCCCGTTCTCTTCGAACGGTGGCGCGCGGAGCGCTCCTCACGTGCGGAAACGTGA
- a CDS encoding ABC transporter ATP-binding protein yields MADCISVSGLRKTFGPTVALDGLDLSVATGEVHGFLGPNGSGKSTTIRVLLGMLKADGGSVTLLGGDPWRDATRLHRRLAYVPGDVNLWPTLSGGEVIDLLGRLRGGLDPRRRDELIERFDLDPRKKGRAYSKGNRQKVALVAALASDVDLLVLDEPTSGLDPLMEATFRDVIRQERERGRTVLLSSHVLSEVEDLCDRVSIIRAGRTVESGTLAELRHLTRTTITADLAGPPDALRDLEAVHDLRLEGRRAHFAVDGDALDEVLRTLTSIGVHSLTSRPPTLEELFLRHYTRSGAEVDGR; encoded by the coding sequence ATGGCCGACTGTATCTCCGTATCGGGGTTGCGTAAGACGTTCGGGCCCACCGTCGCCCTCGACGGTCTCGATCTCTCCGTGGCCACCGGCGAGGTCCACGGTTTCCTGGGCCCCAACGGCTCGGGAAAGTCGACCACCATCCGGGTGTTGCTCGGCATGCTCAAGGCCGACGGCGGCTCGGTGACGCTGCTCGGCGGAGATCCGTGGCGGGACGCCACCCGGCTGCATCGGCGGCTCGCCTACGTTCCCGGCGACGTGAACCTGTGGCCGACGCTGAGCGGAGGCGAGGTCATCGACCTGCTCGGTCGGCTCCGCGGGGGCCTCGACCCCCGACGACGGGACGAGCTGATCGAACGGTTCGACCTCGATCCGAGGAAGAAGGGCCGCGCCTACTCGAAGGGCAACCGGCAGAAGGTGGCTCTCGTGGCCGCCCTGGCCTCGGACGTCGACCTGCTGGTGCTCGACGAACCCACGTCGGGCCTCGACCCGCTCATGGAGGCCACCTTCCGCGACGTGATCAGGCAGGAACGCGAGCGGGGCCGCACGGTGCTGCTGTCCAGCCACGTCCTCTCCGAAGTCGAGGACCTCTGCGACCGCGTGAGCATCATCCGCGCGGGCAGAACGGTCGAATCCGGCACGCTCGCGGAGTTGCGGCACCTCACCCGCACGACGATCACCGCCGACCTGGCGGGGCCTCCGGATGCGCTGCGCGATCTGGAGGCCGTCCACGACCTGCGCCTCGAAGGACGCCGTGCGCACTTCGCCGTCGATGGTGACGCGCTCGACGAGGTGCTGCGCACGCTCACCTCCATCGGCGTCCACAGCCTCACCAGTCGACCGCCCACGTTGGAGGAGCTGTTTCTGCGCCACTACACACGCTCCGGAGCCGAGGTGGACGGCCGATGA